The Candidatus Binatus sp. genome contains the following window.
CAACCGATCAGATGGACACTCACTTCTTCGCGCTGCTGCGCAAGAAGTGAACGGCCCCACTAATCGCTTCGAGATTCTCAGCCGCCGATCTGATACATCGAGCGTTCCTGCGTCGAGCGTCCCTCGAGCAGGTGATGCCCCGTCGGTTTGAGTTCCACCGCGCGCCGCAAAATCCGGCCCACCGCCGCGATCCGATCGGCCGCGCTTTCGTTGGAGCGAATCGCGTTGCGCACGTCAAGCTCGTCGTCATTCAGCAGGCACAAATGGAATTTGCCGTCCGCCGTGAGCCGCATCCGGTTGCAGGTTCCGCAGTAAGGCTCGCTGACGGGACTGATGAATCCCACGACGCCGCGCGCGCTGGGCAATTGATAGTTGCGCGCTTCATCGGCAGCGTTGTCCGACGGTGTCTCGACTAGCGCGCCGAGCGCCGCCTCGATCCGCCGCCTCGTCTCGATATTCGATACGTAGCGCTTGACCGAAAGCGTGGCGCATTCGCCGCCGCCAAGCGGCATCAGCTCGATAAATCGCACGTGCCAATCGCGCTCGATCGTGAGCCGCGCCATCTCGACCACGTCCGCTTCGTTGAAGCCGGCCGTCACCACCGCGTTCAGCTTGATCGGCGTCAGCCCCGCTTCTTCGGCCGCCATGATCCCGCGCCAGATCCTGTCGAAGCTGCCCCATCGCATCTGCCGCTCGACCGTTGCCGGATCGAGGCTATCGACGTGCACGTTGATACGGGTTAAGCCCGCGCGTTTCAGCGGCGCCGCCAGGTCGTCGAGCAGCAACGCATTGGTCGTGAGCGCTAGCCCCTTGACCCCGGGCACGCGCGTGATTCGTTCGACGATTTCGATCAGATCGAGGCGCAGCGTCGGCTCGCCGCCGGTCAGGCGGAACTTTCTAAACCCGACACTGACCGCAGCCCGCGTCACCGTCTCGATCTCAGCCGGGCTCAGCAACTCCGCGTTCGGCAAAAACCTGAGCCCCTGCAACGGCATGCAATAAACGCATCGCAGGTTGCATCGATCAGTCACCGAGATGCGCAGGTAGTCGATCTCGCGATTGAATGAGTCGCGCGGCACAATCGCTATACTAGGCGCAGCCGCGCGAGCGAAACAACTTGGCCGCGCGAACTCGTTCCACCGCCTGCGTGATATTGCTATGTTGGTCTGTCGTCGCCGACGGCCGCGAGTATCGGCTATCCAGGTGAAGCGGATAGGGGCGGTGGTGAAGCTTGAGGATATCTGAGCGGAGGTTGTGGGTCCGAAGAACGCGATTGCCGAACGGGCCTTCCGGCGCGAGTCACGCGATAACCCAGGAATCTTTTTAGCCGCGATTCGAACCATTGCCTATGAAGCGCCGATCCGCGAGTGCGCGGCACTGCTTAACTGAATGACTGCACCCAATTCCAGTCTGAATTTGCGCTACCGGATGTTCCGTGCGCTCGCGCGCCTGAACGTCGAGCGCCCGTGGCTCGTGCTGCTGACGTGCTTCGCGCTGGCGGCCGCCTCGATTCTCTACACCAAGGAGCGCCTCGAATTTCACGTCGGCCAGGACGACCTGGTCTCCGGTGGCAGCGCCGACACGCGCAACTATCACAACTACACCAGCGAATTTCCCGACCTCGACGGATTGATCGTCGTGGTGCAAGCTGCCCCGAGCCCGGCGCGCGCCGAACTCTTCGCCGATACGCTCGCCGCGCGCCTGCTCGCCGATCGCGCCAACGTGAGGAGCGTCTTCTATCAGTTCGATCGCGGGATGCTCTCCGGCGGCGAATTGCTCTACATGAGCGTGCCCGAACTGAATGAACTGGCAGCGCGCATTCGCGACAATCGCGCACTGCTCACCGGCTATGCCGCCTCGCCCGACCTCGCGAGTCTCTTCAAGCTGATCAACGACGAGGCCAACCGCGCGATGATGTCCGAGATGCTCGGCGGCTTGCTCGGCTCGAAGGCGGATG
Protein-coding sequences here:
- the moaA gene encoding GTP 3',8-cyclase MoaA, whose product is MPRDSFNREIDYLRISVTDRCNLRCVYCMPLQGLRFLPNAELLSPAEIETVTRAAVSVGFRKFRLTGGEPTLRLDLIEIVERITRVPGVKGLALTTNALLLDDLAAPLKRAGLTRINVHVDSLDPATVERQMRWGSFDRIWRGIMAAEEAGLTPIKLNAVVTAGFNEADVVEMARLTIERDWHVRFIELMPLGGGECATLSVKRYVSNIETRRRIEAALGALVETPSDNAADEARNYQLPSARGVVGFISPVSEPYCGTCNRMRLTADGKFHLCLLNDDELDVRNAIRSNESAADRIAAVGRILRRAVELKPTGHHLLEGRSTQERSMYQIGG